ATCCGCAGCGTGTTGATGATGTCCCACATCCGGTCGATCCCGACGTGGGTATCGTCGCCCTGCTGGTGGACGTCGGGGTGGCCGTTGTAGACCTCGAAGAACCGCTCCTTCGTCACCATGGCCAGTTCCTCGGCGGTGACGGCGTAGCCGAAGTTGGGGTGATTGAGGTGGCCGATGATGGGCCGGCCCAGCCGTTTGGCCTGCTCGTCGACGGCCGCCAGGTTGTTCGACATGACCTCGGCGACACTTTTGCCCCCCTGGGGTTTGATCAGTTCGGCGACGTTGCTGGCGTTCATGTGGATGGGCTTTTTCTCAAAGCGGTCGGTGATCTCCTCGCCGGGGATGAGCAGGAATCGGCCGGGCTGTTCGAACAGGGCGCGGTATTCGCCTAGCGGCTTGAGACGGACTTCCTGGTCGCCGTTGACCATACGGGTCTCGATCCAGGCGTCGCCGAACCGAGCACGGTAGCGGTCGAAGCCCTTGTGCCTGGCCCGCTTATCGGCGGCGGCGACGCTCATCCACTTGGTCCCCTGCCCCAGGACGTTGTGATCGGAGAGGGCGAGAAACTGGTAGCCGCGACGGACGTACCAATCGACGACCATCTCCGGATAATCGTCGCCGTCGCTCCAGAGCGTATGCGTATGCAGGTTCCCCTTGAACCATCGAGTCTGGGCCCCAGCCGTGGGCGAGCCGTCGTCCTGGGAACGAGCCGTCGCCGGGTCGAGAGCGAGGAGCAGGGAAACGAGGGCGGTCGTCAGGGCGAAGCGGCTCATCGATCGGTCTCCGAACGTCGGGGAGGTGATCCGGGGGGCGATTATAGAAGGACCGACGACGCGTCGAAAGCCGCCCGAGCCGACAGTCTCTGACCCAATGAATTCGGACGAGGACGATCCAGCGCGTATAATTTCGGCGGGAGGGAATGACGCGAGTATGAGTGAGTCCGGGAGGAAACCGACGCCCCCGATCGTGCTGATCGTGGTGGCCGTACTGGCGACCGCGGTCGGCTGGTTCGCAATCGAGCGGCTGGCGATGATCGCGGAACACACCGCCGGCGAGGGCGCCGTCTCGCACTCGTGGCACCTCATCGCCATCCAGGCGCTGATTCTGGCGATCCTCTGCCTGGTGGGGACGTCGCTCTGGCTGCTCCGCCGCCGCGACGAGGCCCGAGACGGCGAGACCGGGCTGCTGGCCGTCCTCGACGCCGCGCCCGACGGCATGGCCCTGATCGACGGCTCCTGCCGGATCGTCCTGGCCAACGCACGGGTGGAGGCCATGTTCGGATATCACAGGGACGAGTTGCTCGGCCGGTCGATCGAGGTCTTGCTGCCCGACGCTCCCCGCTTCCTAGGCGCCCGCACCGACCCCGACGCCGCACCGATCCTTCGGGCCGACCTCGGGGCGCTGCGCGGCCTGGAGACGAAGGGCCGGCGCAAGAACGGCAGCTCGATCCCGCTGGAGGTGAGCTTCGGGGTCGTGGGCCGCCGCGAGGAGGTGGCCGTCGCCGCCTGCGTTCTCCACGACGTCTCGGACAGGCTCGGAGAGGAGGCCCGGCTCCGCGAAGCCTATCGCGCCCTGCGGTTCGCCAACGACCGGCTGCGAGGAGTCGTCGAAGGGACCAGCGACATGATCGCCGCCCTCGACCGCGACGGCCGCTACATCCTGCTCAACGACGCTTACCGGCGGGCCTTTCAGCGTCTC
The Paludisphaera rhizosphaerae DNA segment above includes these coding regions:
- a CDS encoding PHP domain-containing protein, which produces MSRFALTTALVSLLLALDPATARSQDDGSPTAGAQTRWFKGNLHTHTLWSDGDDYPEMVVDWYVRRGYQFLALSDHNVLGQGTKWMSVAAADKRARHKGFDRYRARFGDAWIETRMVNGDQEVRLKPLGEYRALFEQPGRFLLIPGEEITDRFEKKPIHMNASNVAELIKPQGGKSVAEVMSNNLAAVDEQAKRLGRPIIGHLNHPNFGYAVTAEELAMVTKERFFEVYNGHPDVHQQGDDTHVGIDRMWDIINTLRIAEMGIAPLNGLGTDDSHHYFDGSSSPGRGWIMVRARFLTPESIIKAMQDRDFYASSGVSLKDVHYAPETKTLSVEIEPQGDAKYVTRFIGTPQNYDRTRKPVADKDGKPLAVTQRYSDDVGKVLATVEGLKAEYRMTGDELYVRAVVTSDKSPANPSYAGQPAQAWTQPFGWEARVPAPPAEPETPK